A stretch of Labrus bergylta chromosome 19, fLabBer1.1, whole genome shotgun sequence DNA encodes these proteins:
- the ubap2l gene encoding ubiquitin-associated protein 2-like isoform X4 gives MMTSMGGNKARGSWEQTQGQTQSQTQHKQRPQATAEQIRLAQMISDHNDADFEEKVKQLIDITGKDQDESMIALHDCNGDVNRAINVLLEGSPDTDSWEMVGKKKGVSGQKETSQGETGDEGKENREKGGDKDVARRRGGAPRKGRGASRGREFRGQENGLDGGKVGIAGRGAERGRRGRGRGRGTVAVSARRGGRFSAQGMGTFNPADYAEPAQTEENYGGGSTWNNTGSLEMEEGARLEYSAGEGTNYPPKFDSAPGAWRTATEEWGTEDWNEDLSETKIFTASSVASIPMPQENVTITKGQRIDLAVLLGKTPPSSSSETENPPMEATQPPSLSQSLVFSNSKQGVPLSQTPSSTPYTQHSMVSMLSKGFGDVGDPKAASTGTTGSQFLEQYKTAQALAQLAAQHSQTGPPNTAPSSWDTSAASLGQYDMKSQPESSVHSPFAKRQPYQAATSTSSMLDVFLQDKGLPPSSASSSLPQRTTSSPHAVPPPASALPKMAAVPSLGQQVSPSSSDAQSPLPLQQHKLKQQKKRTSISTKIPAMAVEMPGSTDMSGLNLQFGALQFGSEPVLPEYESAPTSSSPANQVQNSLYTSPSSESAAALSTSSQMDMYDQRAAQTRRYPPSVSSSPQKDMQPKNGYSSMQATQAVDAAAGSAVKLASDSVTQASVSSMGTLTESGPGPASLLTTSNQTSLSAMGHSEDMPPTTMPPPQHNNSHPSQQNSLAPSSVRTSNSSLMHQSVDGESSLHSSSFPSSVSAVQSSSVPSSSSVAAQVSLGAPQPPSMGSGTVSAPSGLGPVSSLAMGLNAASMGAPAAAAATISVSTAASLISSAASSSRGSAASSGKAPPNLPPGVPPLLPNPYIMAPGLLHAYPPQVYGYDDLQMLQTRIPLDYYSIPFATPTTALTGREGSLTSNPYSGDLSKFGRGDASSPAPATTLAQTQQNQTQTHHTTQQPFLNPALPPGYSYTSLPYYTGMPGLPSTFQYGPAVFPVAPTSSKQHGVNVGVNASATPFQQASGYGSHGYSTGYEDVGQASGSGDFCKGGYGTAVAAAASAQNKPASSVSGPGVGVSVTSSNTGVPDISGSVYTKTQSFDKQGFHAGTPAGSFSLPSALGSGGPINPPAAAGYAPGPFMHILAPHQQPHSQILHHHLQQDGQSGTGQRSQNASIQQKSQINKSAYNSYNWGAN, from the exons ATGATGACGTCCATGGGCGGAAACAAAGCCCGGGGCAGCTGGGAGCAGACACAGGGCCAGACACAGAGCCAGACACAGCACAAGCAGAGGCCTCAG GCTACTGCGGAGCAGATCCGACTCGCACAGATGATTTCAGACCACAATGATGCAGACTTTGAGGAGAAGGTCAAACAG CTGATTGACATTACAGGCAAGGATCAGGATGAGTCTATGATCGCACTGCACGACTGCAACGGGGATGTCAACAGAGCCATTAACGTGTTGCTGGAGGGTAGCCCAGACACT gACTCTTGGGAAATGGTGGGAAAGAAGAAAGGGGTGTCAGGCCAGAAGGAGACGAGCCAGGGGGAGACCGGAGACGAAGGAAAGGAGAAcagggagaaaggaggagatAAAGATGTCGCACGTCGTCGAGGTGGAGCGCCGCGCAAGGGCCGtggagccagcaggggacgaGAGT TTCGTGGTCAGGAGAACGGCCTGGATGGAGGAAAGGTTGGAATAGCCGGAAGAGGTGCAGAGCGAGGCCGAAGGggaagaggcagaggaagagggACTGTTG CTGTGTCTGCACGGCGAGGAGGCAGATTTTCGGCGCAGGGAATGGG AACATTCAACCCTGCTGACTATGCGGAGCCGGCTCAGACAGAGGAAAACTACGGTGGGGGCAGCACCTGGAACAACACAGGAAGCTtggagatggaggagggagCAA GGTTGGAGTATTCTGCCGGGGAGGGAACAAATTACCCGCCTAAGTTTGACTCTGCTCCTG GTGCCTGGAGGACTGCCACAGAGGAGTGGGGCACTGAGGACTGGAATGAGGAT CTTTCAGAGACCAAGATATTCACAGCTTCCAGTGTTGCGTCCATTCCTATGCCTCAAGAGAATGTTACCATCACCAAAGGACAAAG GATTGACCTTGCGGTGCTTCTGGGGAAGACTCCCCCATCCTCGTCCTCAGAGACAGAAAATCCCCCCATGGAGGCCACCCAGCCCCCCTCCTTGTCTCAGTCACTGGTTTTCAGCAACTCCAAGCAAGGGGTGCCACTGTCTCAAACACCCTCCAGCACCCCGTACACCCAGCACAGCATG GTCAGCATGCTGAGCAAGGGTTTCGGGGATGTGGGGGACCCCAAAGCAGCGAGCACGGGGACCACTGGCTCTCAGTTCCTGGAGCAGTATAAAACAGCTCAGGCACTCGCTCAGCTGGCTGCCCAGCACTCCCAGACCGGACCTCCAAACACAGCGCCTTCATCCTGGGACACCAGTGCCGCCTCACTGGGACAATATG ACATGAAGTCTCAGCCAGAGTCTTCGGTCCATTCGCCCTTTGCAAAGCGGCAGCCGTACCAGGCTGCCACCTCGACCTCGTCCATGTTGGATGTTTTCCTCCAGGACAAAGGCCTGCCTCCTTCCTCTGCATCTTCTTCCTTACCCCAACGAACAACATCCTCGCCCCACGCGGTGCCTCCGCCTGCTTCTGCCCTCCCCAAAATGGCAGCAGTTCCCTCTCTAGGTCAACAAGTTTCCCCGAGTTCCTCAGATGCCCAGagtcctcttcctctgcagcaacacaaactcaaacagcagaagaaaaggacCTCTATTTCAACAAAG ATTCCCGCGATGGCAGTGGAGATGCCTGGCTCCACGGACATGTCAGGCCTCAATCTTCAGTTTGGAGCGCTGCAGTTTGGGTCAGAGCCAGTTCTACCGGAGTACGAGTCGGCCCCCACATCCTCGAGCCCAGCCAACCAGGTTCAGAACAGTCTCTACACGAGCCCCAGCAG TGaatcagctgcagctctctccACCTCCAGCCAGATGGACATGTACGATCAGAGAGCAGCCCAGACACGGCGCTACCctccctccgtctcctcctcccctcagaAGGATATGCAGCCAAAG AATGGCTACAGTTCAATGCAAGCGACGCAAGCAGTGGATG CTGCAGCAGGCTCTGCAGTCAAGTTGGCCTCTGATTCGGTCACACAGGCCTCTGTCTCCAGCATGGGCACTTTGACTGAAAGTGGCCCAGGCCCCGCCTCCTTGTTGACCACATCCAATCAAACATCCCTAAGCGCTATGGGGCACAGTGAAGACATGCCTCCAACCACCATGCCCCCTCCTCAGCACAACAA TTCACACCCATCACAACAGAACAGCCTAGCTCCATCTTCAGTCCGGACGTCAAACTCAAGCTTAATG CATCAGAGTGTAGATGGCGAATCGAGTCTGCActcttcctccttcccttcctccGTCTCAGCCGTGCAGTCTTCATCggtcccctcctcttcctcggtTGCGGCACAGGTGTCACTAGGAGCCCCTCAGCCCCCCTCCATGGGCTCTGGCACAGTCTCAGCCCCCTCTGGCCTCGGCCCTGTCAGCAGTTTGGCAATGGGTCTCAACGCTGCCTCCATGGGTGCCccggctgcagcagctgctacCATTTCAGTTTCCACGGCGGCCTCGCTTATTTCTTCTGCTGCTTCCTCGTCACGTGGCTCTGCAGCATCCTCAG GGAAAGCACCTCCAAACCTGCCACCTGGAGTGCCCCCTCTACTGCCCAACCCATACATCATGGCCCCAGGACTACTGCACGCCTACCCT CCTCAGGTGTACGGCTATGATGACCTACAGATGCTGCAGACAAGAATACCGCTG GATTATTACAGCATCCCTTTTGCAACTCCAACAACAGCACTGACCGGCAGAGAGGGCAGCCTGACGAGCAACCCTTATTCTG GCGACTTATCGAAGTTTGGTCGAGGTGATGCGTCGTCCCCGGCTCCAGCCACCACGTTAGCTCAGACACAGCAGAACCAGACCCAGACACATCACACCACACAGCAGCCCTTCCTCAACCCAGCGCTACCGCCTGGCTATAGCTACACGAGCCTCCCATACTACACTGGCATGCCGGGTCTGCCCAGTACCTTCCAGTATGGACCTGCTGTGTTTCCG GTGGCTCCTACCTCGTCAAAACAGCACGGAGTGAATGTCGGTGTGAATGCATCAGCCACACCCTTTCAGCAGGCTAGTGGCTACGGTTCCCATGGATACAGCACTG GCTATGAGGATGTGGGCCAGGCTTCAGGGAGTGGGGATTTCTGTAAGGGCGGATACGGCACTGCCGTGGCCGCTGCCGCTTCTGCACAAAACAAGCCAGCCAGCTCTGTCAGCGGGCCTGGAGTCG GTGTCTCTGTGACGTCGAGCAACACAGGGGTGCCAGATATTTCAGGGTCTGTTTACACAAAGACGCAG TCGTTTGATAAGCAGGGTTTCCATGCTGGCACACCAGCAGGTTCATTCAGCCTGCCATCGGCTCTGGGGAGTGGAGGACCAATCAACCCACCTGCTGCGGCTGGCTACGCCCCGGGCCCCTTCATGCACATCCTCGCACCGCACCAACAGCCCCACTCTCAGATTCTGCACCACCACCTGCAGCAGGacggacag AGCGGCACTGGACAGCGCAGCCAGAATGCCTCCATTCAACAGAAGTCTCAGATCAACAAGTCAGCATACAACAGCTACAACTGGGGGGCAAACTAA
- the ubap2l gene encoding ubiquitin-associated protein 2-like isoform X5: protein MMTSMGGNKARGSWEQTQGQTQSQTQHKQRPQATAEQIRLAQMISDHNDADFEEKVKQLIDITGKDQDESMIALHDCNGDVNRAINVLLEGSPDTDSWEMVGKKKGVSGQKETSQGETGDEGKENREKGGDKDVARRRGGAPRKGRGASRGREFRGQENGLDGGKVGIAGRGAERGRRGRGRGRGTVAVSARRGGRFSAQGMGQIDKGPRFDIADGERTFNPADYAEPAQTEENYGGGSTWNNTGSLEMEEGARLEYSAGEGTNYPPKFDSAPGAWRTATEEWGTEDWNEDLSETKIFTASSVASIPMPQENVTITKGQRIDLAVLLGKTPPSSSSETENPPMEATQPPSLSQSLVFSNSKQGVPLSQTPSSTPYTQHSMVSMLSKGFGDVGDPKAASTGTTGSQFLEQYKTAQALAQLAAQHSQTGPPNTAPSSWDTSAASLGQYDMKSQPESSVHSPFAKRQPYQAATSTSSMLDVFLQDKGLPPSSASSSLPQRTTSSPHAVPPPASALPKMAAVPSLGQQVSPSSSDAQSPLPLQQHKLKQQKKRTSISTKIPAMAVEMPGSTDMSGLNLQFGALQFGSEPVLPEYESAPTSSSPANQVQNSLYTSPSSESAAALSTSSQMDMYDQRAAQTRRYPPSVSSSPQKDMQPKNGYSSMQATQAVDAAAGSAVKLASDSVTQASVSSMGTLTESGPGPASLLTTSNQTSLSAMGHSEDMPPTTMPPPQHNNSHPSQQNSLAPSSVRTSNSSLMHQSVDGESSLHSSSFPSSVSAVQSSSVPSSSSVAAQVSLGAPQPPSMGSGTVSAPSGLGPVSSLAMGLNAASMGAPAAAAATISVSTAASLISSAASSSRGSAASSGKAPPNLPPGVPPLLPNPYIMAPGLLHAYPPQVYGYDDLQMLQTRIPLDYYSIPFATPTTALTGREGSLTSNPYSGDLSKFGRGDASSPAPATTLAQTQQNQTQTHHTTQQPFLNPALPPGYSYTSLPYYTGMPGLPSTFQYGPAVFPVAPTSSKQHGVNVGVNASATPFQQASGYGSHGYSTGVSVTSSNTGVPDISGSVYTKTQSFDKQGFHAGTPAGSFSLPSALGSGGPINPPAAAGYAPGPFMHILAPHQQPHSQILHHHLQQDGQSGTGQRSQNASIQQKSQINKSAYNSYNWGAN from the exons ATGATGACGTCCATGGGCGGAAACAAAGCCCGGGGCAGCTGGGAGCAGACACAGGGCCAGACACAGAGCCAGACACAGCACAAGCAGAGGCCTCAG GCTACTGCGGAGCAGATCCGACTCGCACAGATGATTTCAGACCACAATGATGCAGACTTTGAGGAGAAGGTCAAACAG CTGATTGACATTACAGGCAAGGATCAGGATGAGTCTATGATCGCACTGCACGACTGCAACGGGGATGTCAACAGAGCCATTAACGTGTTGCTGGAGGGTAGCCCAGACACT gACTCTTGGGAAATGGTGGGAAAGAAGAAAGGGGTGTCAGGCCAGAAGGAGACGAGCCAGGGGGAGACCGGAGACGAAGGAAAGGAGAAcagggagaaaggaggagatAAAGATGTCGCACGTCGTCGAGGTGGAGCGCCGCGCAAGGGCCGtggagccagcaggggacgaGAGT TTCGTGGTCAGGAGAACGGCCTGGATGGAGGAAAGGTTGGAATAGCCGGAAGAGGTGCAGAGCGAGGCCGAAGGggaagaggcagaggaagagggACTGTTG CTGTGTCTGCACGGCGAGGAGGCAGATTTTCGGCGCAGGGAATGGG CCAGATTGATAAGGGGCCCAGATTTGATATTGCAGATGGTGAGAG AACATTCAACCCTGCTGACTATGCGGAGCCGGCTCAGACAGAGGAAAACTACGGTGGGGGCAGCACCTGGAACAACACAGGAAGCTtggagatggaggagggagCAA GGTTGGAGTATTCTGCCGGGGAGGGAACAAATTACCCGCCTAAGTTTGACTCTGCTCCTG GTGCCTGGAGGACTGCCACAGAGGAGTGGGGCACTGAGGACTGGAATGAGGAT CTTTCAGAGACCAAGATATTCACAGCTTCCAGTGTTGCGTCCATTCCTATGCCTCAAGAGAATGTTACCATCACCAAAGGACAAAG GATTGACCTTGCGGTGCTTCTGGGGAAGACTCCCCCATCCTCGTCCTCAGAGACAGAAAATCCCCCCATGGAGGCCACCCAGCCCCCCTCCTTGTCTCAGTCACTGGTTTTCAGCAACTCCAAGCAAGGGGTGCCACTGTCTCAAACACCCTCCAGCACCCCGTACACCCAGCACAGCATG GTCAGCATGCTGAGCAAGGGTTTCGGGGATGTGGGGGACCCCAAAGCAGCGAGCACGGGGACCACTGGCTCTCAGTTCCTGGAGCAGTATAAAACAGCTCAGGCACTCGCTCAGCTGGCTGCCCAGCACTCCCAGACCGGACCTCCAAACACAGCGCCTTCATCCTGGGACACCAGTGCCGCCTCACTGGGACAATATG ACATGAAGTCTCAGCCAGAGTCTTCGGTCCATTCGCCCTTTGCAAAGCGGCAGCCGTACCAGGCTGCCACCTCGACCTCGTCCATGTTGGATGTTTTCCTCCAGGACAAAGGCCTGCCTCCTTCCTCTGCATCTTCTTCCTTACCCCAACGAACAACATCCTCGCCCCACGCGGTGCCTCCGCCTGCTTCTGCCCTCCCCAAAATGGCAGCAGTTCCCTCTCTAGGTCAACAAGTTTCCCCGAGTTCCTCAGATGCCCAGagtcctcttcctctgcagcaacacaaactcaaacagcagaagaaaaggacCTCTATTTCAACAAAG ATTCCCGCGATGGCAGTGGAGATGCCTGGCTCCACGGACATGTCAGGCCTCAATCTTCAGTTTGGAGCGCTGCAGTTTGGGTCAGAGCCAGTTCTACCGGAGTACGAGTCGGCCCCCACATCCTCGAGCCCAGCCAACCAGGTTCAGAACAGTCTCTACACGAGCCCCAGCAG TGaatcagctgcagctctctccACCTCCAGCCAGATGGACATGTACGATCAGAGAGCAGCCCAGACACGGCGCTACCctccctccgtctcctcctcccctcagaAGGATATGCAGCCAAAG AATGGCTACAGTTCAATGCAAGCGACGCAAGCAGTGGATG CTGCAGCAGGCTCTGCAGTCAAGTTGGCCTCTGATTCGGTCACACAGGCCTCTGTCTCCAGCATGGGCACTTTGACTGAAAGTGGCCCAGGCCCCGCCTCCTTGTTGACCACATCCAATCAAACATCCCTAAGCGCTATGGGGCACAGTGAAGACATGCCTCCAACCACCATGCCCCCTCCTCAGCACAACAA TTCACACCCATCACAACAGAACAGCCTAGCTCCATCTTCAGTCCGGACGTCAAACTCAAGCTTAATG CATCAGAGTGTAGATGGCGAATCGAGTCTGCActcttcctccttcccttcctccGTCTCAGCCGTGCAGTCTTCATCggtcccctcctcttcctcggtTGCGGCACAGGTGTCACTAGGAGCCCCTCAGCCCCCCTCCATGGGCTCTGGCACAGTCTCAGCCCCCTCTGGCCTCGGCCCTGTCAGCAGTTTGGCAATGGGTCTCAACGCTGCCTCCATGGGTGCCccggctgcagcagctgctacCATTTCAGTTTCCACGGCGGCCTCGCTTATTTCTTCTGCTGCTTCCTCGTCACGTGGCTCTGCAGCATCCTCAG GGAAAGCACCTCCAAACCTGCCACCTGGAGTGCCCCCTCTACTGCCCAACCCATACATCATGGCCCCAGGACTACTGCACGCCTACCCT CCTCAGGTGTACGGCTATGATGACCTACAGATGCTGCAGACAAGAATACCGCTG GATTATTACAGCATCCCTTTTGCAACTCCAACAACAGCACTGACCGGCAGAGAGGGCAGCCTGACGAGCAACCCTTATTCTG GCGACTTATCGAAGTTTGGTCGAGGTGATGCGTCGTCCCCGGCTCCAGCCACCACGTTAGCTCAGACACAGCAGAACCAGACCCAGACACATCACACCACACAGCAGCCCTTCCTCAACCCAGCGCTACCGCCTGGCTATAGCTACACGAGCCTCCCATACTACACTGGCATGCCGGGTCTGCCCAGTACCTTCCAGTATGGACCTGCTGTGTTTCCG GTGGCTCCTACCTCGTCAAAACAGCACGGAGTGAATGTCGGTGTGAATGCATCAGCCACACCCTTTCAGCAGGCTAGTGGCTACGGTTCCCATGGATACAGCACTG GTGTCTCTGTGACGTCGAGCAACACAGGGGTGCCAGATATTTCAGGGTCTGTTTACACAAAGACGCAG TCGTTTGATAAGCAGGGTTTCCATGCTGGCACACCAGCAGGTTCATTCAGCCTGCCATCGGCTCTGGGGAGTGGAGGACCAATCAACCCACCTGCTGCGGCTGGCTACGCCCCGGGCCCCTTCATGCACATCCTCGCACCGCACCAACAGCCCCACTCTCAGATTCTGCACCACCACCTGCAGCAGGacggacag AGCGGCACTGGACAGCGCAGCCAGAATGCCTCCATTCAACAGAAGTCTCAGATCAACAAGTCAGCATACAACAGCTACAACTGGGGGGCAAACTAA
- the ubap2l gene encoding ubiquitin-associated protein 2-like isoform X2: MMTSMGGNKARGSWEQTQGQTQSQTQHKQRPQATAEQIRLAQMISDHNDADFEEKVKQLIDITGKDQDESMIALHDCNGDVNRAINVLLEGSPDTDSWEMVGKKKGVSGQKETSQGETGDEGKENREKGGDKDVARRRGGAPRKGRGASRGREFRGQENGLDGGKVGIAGRGAERGRRGRGRGRGTVAVSARRGGRFSAQGMGQIDKGPRFDIADGERTFNPADYAEPAQTEENYGGGSTWNNTGSLEMEEGARLEYSAGEGTNYPPKFDSAPGAWRTATEEWGTEDWNEDLSETKIFTASSVASIPMPQENVTITKGQRIDLAVLLGKTPPSSSSETENPPMEATQPPSLSQSLVFSNSKQGVPLSQTPSSTPYTQHSMVSMLSKGFGDVGDPKAASTGTTGSQFLEQYKTAQALAQLAAQHSQTGPPNTAPSSWDTSAASLGQYDMKSQPESSVHSPFAKRQPYQAATSTSSMLDVFLQDKGLPPSSASSSLPQRTTSSPHAVPPPASALPKMAAVPSLGQQVSPSSSDAQSPLPLQQHKLKQQKKRTSISTKIPAMAVEMPGSTDMSGLNLQFGALQFGSEPVLPEYESAPTSSSPANQVQNSLYTSPSSESAAALSTSSQMDMYDQRAAQTRRYPPSVSSSPQKDMQPKNGYSSMQATQAVDAAAGSAVKLASDSVTQASVSSMGTLTESGPGPASLLTTSNQTSLSAMGHSEDMPPTTMPPPQHNNSHPSQQNSLAPSSVRTSNSSLMHQSVDGESSLHSSSFPSSVSAVQSSSVPSSSSVAAQVSLGAPQPPSMGSGTVSAPSGLGPVSSLAMGLNAASMGAPAAAAATISVSTAASLISSAASSSRGSAASSGKAPPNLPPGVPPLLPNPYIMAPGLLHAYPVYGYDDLQMLQTRIPLDYYSIPFATPTTALTGREGSLTSNPYSGDLSKFGRGDASSPAPATTLAQTQQNQTQTHHTTQQPFLNPALPPGYSYTSLPYYTGMPGLPSTFQYGPAVFPVAPTSSKQHGVNVGVNASATPFQQASGYGSHGYSTGYEDVGQASGSGDFCKGGYGTAVAAAASAQNKPASSVSGPGVGVSVTSSNTGVPDISGSVYTKTQSFDKQGFHAGTPAGSFSLPSALGSGGPINPPAAAGYAPGPFMHILAPHQQPHSQILHHHLQQDGQSGTGQRSQNASIQQKSQINKSAYNSYNWGAN, from the exons ATGATGACGTCCATGGGCGGAAACAAAGCCCGGGGCAGCTGGGAGCAGACACAGGGCCAGACACAGAGCCAGACACAGCACAAGCAGAGGCCTCAG GCTACTGCGGAGCAGATCCGACTCGCACAGATGATTTCAGACCACAATGATGCAGACTTTGAGGAGAAGGTCAAACAG CTGATTGACATTACAGGCAAGGATCAGGATGAGTCTATGATCGCACTGCACGACTGCAACGGGGATGTCAACAGAGCCATTAACGTGTTGCTGGAGGGTAGCCCAGACACT gACTCTTGGGAAATGGTGGGAAAGAAGAAAGGGGTGTCAGGCCAGAAGGAGACGAGCCAGGGGGAGACCGGAGACGAAGGAAAGGAGAAcagggagaaaggaggagatAAAGATGTCGCACGTCGTCGAGGTGGAGCGCCGCGCAAGGGCCGtggagccagcaggggacgaGAGT TTCGTGGTCAGGAGAACGGCCTGGATGGAGGAAAGGTTGGAATAGCCGGAAGAGGTGCAGAGCGAGGCCGAAGGggaagaggcagaggaagagggACTGTTG CTGTGTCTGCACGGCGAGGAGGCAGATTTTCGGCGCAGGGAATGGG CCAGATTGATAAGGGGCCCAGATTTGATATTGCAGATGGTGAGAG AACATTCAACCCTGCTGACTATGCGGAGCCGGCTCAGACAGAGGAAAACTACGGTGGGGGCAGCACCTGGAACAACACAGGAAGCTtggagatggaggagggagCAA GGTTGGAGTATTCTGCCGGGGAGGGAACAAATTACCCGCCTAAGTTTGACTCTGCTCCTG GTGCCTGGAGGACTGCCACAGAGGAGTGGGGCACTGAGGACTGGAATGAGGAT CTTTCAGAGACCAAGATATTCACAGCTTCCAGTGTTGCGTCCATTCCTATGCCTCAAGAGAATGTTACCATCACCAAAGGACAAAG GATTGACCTTGCGGTGCTTCTGGGGAAGACTCCCCCATCCTCGTCCTCAGAGACAGAAAATCCCCCCATGGAGGCCACCCAGCCCCCCTCCTTGTCTCAGTCACTGGTTTTCAGCAACTCCAAGCAAGGGGTGCCACTGTCTCAAACACCCTCCAGCACCCCGTACACCCAGCACAGCATG GTCAGCATGCTGAGCAAGGGTTTCGGGGATGTGGGGGACCCCAAAGCAGCGAGCACGGGGACCACTGGCTCTCAGTTCCTGGAGCAGTATAAAACAGCTCAGGCACTCGCTCAGCTGGCTGCCCAGCACTCCCAGACCGGACCTCCAAACACAGCGCCTTCATCCTGGGACACCAGTGCCGCCTCACTGGGACAATATG ACATGAAGTCTCAGCCAGAGTCTTCGGTCCATTCGCCCTTTGCAAAGCGGCAGCCGTACCAGGCTGCCACCTCGACCTCGTCCATGTTGGATGTTTTCCTCCAGGACAAAGGCCTGCCTCCTTCCTCTGCATCTTCTTCCTTACCCCAACGAACAACATCCTCGCCCCACGCGGTGCCTCCGCCTGCTTCTGCCCTCCCCAAAATGGCAGCAGTTCCCTCTCTAGGTCAACAAGTTTCCCCGAGTTCCTCAGATGCCCAGagtcctcttcctctgcagcaacacaaactcaaacagcagaagaaaaggacCTCTATTTCAACAAAG ATTCCCGCGATGGCAGTGGAGATGCCTGGCTCCACGGACATGTCAGGCCTCAATCTTCAGTTTGGAGCGCTGCAGTTTGGGTCAGAGCCAGTTCTACCGGAGTACGAGTCGGCCCCCACATCCTCGAGCCCAGCCAACCAGGTTCAGAACAGTCTCTACACGAGCCCCAGCAG TGaatcagctgcagctctctccACCTCCAGCCAGATGGACATGTACGATCAGAGAGCAGCCCAGACACGGCGCTACCctccctccgtctcctcctcccctcagaAGGATATGCAGCCAAAG AATGGCTACAGTTCAATGCAAGCGACGCAAGCAGTGGATG CTGCAGCAGGCTCTGCAGTCAAGTTGGCCTCTGATTCGGTCACACAGGCCTCTGTCTCCAGCATGGGCACTTTGACTGAAAGTGGCCCAGGCCCCGCCTCCTTGTTGACCACATCCAATCAAACATCCCTAAGCGCTATGGGGCACAGTGAAGACATGCCTCCAACCACCATGCCCCCTCCTCAGCACAACAA TTCACACCCATCACAACAGAACAGCCTAGCTCCATCTTCAGTCCGGACGTCAAACTCAAGCTTAATG CATCAGAGTGTAGATGGCGAATCGAGTCTGCActcttcctccttcccttcctccGTCTCAGCCGTGCAGTCTTCATCggtcccctcctcttcctcggtTGCGGCACAGGTGTCACTAGGAGCCCCTCAGCCCCCCTCCATGGGCTCTGGCACAGTCTCAGCCCCCTCTGGCCTCGGCCCTGTCAGCAGTTTGGCAATGGGTCTCAACGCTGCCTCCATGGGTGCCccggctgcagcagctgctacCATTTCAGTTTCCACGGCGGCCTCGCTTATTTCTTCTGCTGCTTCCTCGTCACGTGGCTCTGCAGCATCCTCAG GGAAAGCACCTCCAAACCTGCCACCTGGAGTGCCCCCTCTACTGCCCAACCCATACATCATGGCCCCAGGACTACTGCACGCCTACCCT GTGTACGGCTATGATGACCTACAGATGCTGCAGACAAGAATACCGCTG GATTATTACAGCATCCCTTTTGCAACTCCAACAACAGCACTGACCGGCAGAGAGGGCAGCCTGACGAGCAACCCTTATTCTG GCGACTTATCGAAGTTTGGTCGAGGTGATGCGTCGTCCCCGGCTCCAGCCACCACGTTAGCTCAGACACAGCAGAACCAGACCCAGACACATCACACCACACAGCAGCCCTTCCTCAACCCAGCGCTACCGCCTGGCTATAGCTACACGAGCCTCCCATACTACACTGGCATGCCGGGTCTGCCCAGTACCTTCCAGTATGGACCTGCTGTGTTTCCG GTGGCTCCTACCTCGTCAAAACAGCACGGAGTGAATGTCGGTGTGAATGCATCAGCCACACCCTTTCAGCAGGCTAGTGGCTACGGTTCCCATGGATACAGCACTG GCTATGAGGATGTGGGCCAGGCTTCAGGGAGTGGGGATTTCTGTAAGGGCGGATACGGCACTGCCGTGGCCGCTGCCGCTTCTGCACAAAACAAGCCAGCCAGCTCTGTCAGCGGGCCTGGAGTCG GTGTCTCTGTGACGTCGAGCAACACAGGGGTGCCAGATATTTCAGGGTCTGTTTACACAAAGACGCAG TCGTTTGATAAGCAGGGTTTCCATGCTGGCACACCAGCAGGTTCATTCAGCCTGCCATCGGCTCTGGGGAGTGGAGGACCAATCAACCCACCTGCTGCGGCTGGCTACGCCCCGGGCCCCTTCATGCACATCCTCGCACCGCACCAACAGCCCCACTCTCAGATTCTGCACCACCACCTGCAGCAGGacggacag AGCGGCACTGGACAGCGCAGCCAGAATGCCTCCATTCAACAGAAGTCTCAGATCAACAAGTCAGCATACAACAGCTACAACTGGGGGGCAAACTAA